The Pelodiscus sinensis isolate JC-2024 chromosome 6, ASM4963464v1, whole genome shotgun sequence genome has a segment encoding these proteins:
- the PLK2 gene encoding serine/threonine-protein kinase PLK2, with amino-acid sequence MDLLRTIAHQPGGGSSSGGPKGGEPALGRACGGEARRKKAPEEQPQHHHSQAAPEVSRIITDPGSGKRYCRGKVLGKGGFAKCYEMTDLTTNKVYAAKIIPHTRVAKPHQREKIDKEIELHRMLNHRHVVQFYHYFEDKENIYILLEYCSRRSMAHILKARKVLTEPEVRYYLRQIVSGLKYLHEQEILHRDLKLGNFFINEAMELKVGDFGLAARLEPLEHRRRTICGTPNYLSPEVLNKQGHGCESDIWALGCVMYTMLLGRPPFETTNLKETYRCIREARYTLPSSLLAPAKHLIASMLSKNPEDRPSLDDIIRHDFFLQGFTPDRLSSSCCHTVPDFHLSSPAKSFFKKAAAALFGGKKEKARYFDTHNRLAKEDEEIYKLRHDLKKISITQQPHRHRTDEDTQPPNITAAKPGTLAETKQVGDAIRMIVRGTLGSCSSSSECLEDSTMGSVADTVARVLRGCLENMPEADSIPKEQLTASFQWVTKWVDYSNKYGFGYQLSDHTVGVLFNNGAHMSLLPDKKTVHYYAELGQCSVFPATDAPEQFISQVTVLKYFSHYMEENLMDGGDLPSVTDVRRPRLYLLQWLKSDKALMMLFNDGTLQVNFYHDHTKIIICNQSEEYLLTYINEDRISTTFRLTTLLMSGCSLELKHRMEYALNMLLQRCN; translated from the exons ATGGATTTACTGCGGACTATCGCTCACCAGCcgggcggcggcagcagcagcggcggcccCAAGGGGGGCGAGCCGGCGCTGGGCAGGGCCTGCGGTGGGGAGGCCCGGCGCAAGAAAGCGCCGGAGGAGCAGCCTCAGCACCATCACTCGCAGGCTGCCCCCGAGGTCTCCCGGATTATCACCGACCCCGGCTCGGGCAAGCGCTACTGCCGCGGCAAGGTGCTCGGCAAG GGTGGATTTGCCAAATGTTATGAGATGACAGATTTAACGACCAACAAAGTCTATGCTGCAAAAATTATTCCTCACACCAGAGTGGCTAAACCTCATCAAAGGGAAAAG ATTGATAAAGAGATTGAGCTTCACAGAATGCTTAATCACAGGCATGTTGTGCAGTTTTACCACTACTTTGaagacaaagaaaatatttacattcttctgGAGTACTGCAGTAGAAGG tcTATGGCTCATATCTTGAAAGCAAGGAAGGTATTGACAGAACCAGAAGTGCGATACTACCTCAGGCAGATAGTGTCTGGACTAAAATATCTTCATGAACAGGAAATCTTGCACAGAGACCTTAAACTAG GTAATTTCTTCATTAATGAAGCCATGGAACTAAAAGTAGGAGACTTTGGTTTGGCAGCAAGGTTGGAACCACTGGAACACAGAAGGAG AACAATCTGTGGCACACCAAATTACCTCTCTCCAGAAGTCCTGAACAAACAAGGACATGGCTGTGAATCTGACATATGGGCCTTAGGCTGTGTAAT GTACACAATGTTGTTAGGAAGACCTCCATTTGAGACTACGAACCTTAAAGAAACCTACAGATGTATAAGGGAAGCAAGATATACTCTGCCATCATCTCTGTTAGCACCTGCGAAGCACTTAATAGCTAGCATGTTGTCAAAGAATCCCGAGGACCGGCCCAGTTTAGATGATATAATTCGACATGACTTCTTTTTACAG GGCTTTACACCAGATAGACTCTCTTCTAGCTGTTGTCACACTGTTCCTGACTTCCACTTGTCAAGTCCAGCtaagagttttttcaaaaaggcagctgctgctctgtttgGTGGTAAAAAGGAAAAAGCAAGATACTTTGATACACATA ATCGACTAGCTAAAGAAGATGAAGAAATCTACAAACTTAGACATGATTTGAAAAAGATATCAATAACCCAACAGCCGCACAGACATAGGACTGATGAG GATACCCAGCCTCCTAACATTACAGCAGCCAAACCTGGAACTCTAGCAGAGACTAAACAGGTTGGAGATGCCATTCGAATGATAGTTAGAGGAACTTTAGGAAGCTGCAGCAGTAGCAGTGAAT GTTTGGAAGACAGTACCATGGGAAGTGTTGCTGATACAGTTGCAAGGGTACTGCGAGGATGTCTTGAGAACATGCCAGAAGCAGATAGTATTCCCAAGGAACAACTTACAGCCTCTTTCCAATGGGTTACAAAATGGGTTGACTACTCTAACAAATATGGCTTCGGTTACCAGCTGTCAGACCACACTGTTGGTGTTCTCTTCAACAATGGAGCACACATGAGCCTCCTACCAGACAAAAA AACTGTTCACTACTATGCTGAGCTAGGCCAGTGCTCAGTCTTTCCAGCTACAGATGCCCCTGAACAATTTATCAGCCAAGTAACTGTTCTGAAATACTTCTCTCACTACATGGAGGAGAACCTCATGGAT GGAGGGGATCTGCCCAGTGTAACTGATGTTCGCAGACCCAGGCTTTACCTCTTACAGTGGCTAAAGTCTGATAAAGCATTAATGATGCTCTTCAATGATGGCACGCTTCAG GTGAACTTTTACCATGATCACACAAAAATAATCATCTGCAACCAAAGTGAGGAGTATCTCCTTACCTATATCAATGAAGATAGGATATCAACAACATTTCGTCTGACAACACTTCTCATGTCAGGATGTTCGTTGGAACTAAAGCACAGAATGGAATATGCATTGAATATGTTGCTACAAAGATGTAACTAA